A region of the Centropristis striata isolate RG_2023a ecotype Rhode Island chromosome 20, C.striata_1.0, whole genome shotgun sequence genome:
TTTGTGTCAAGCAGCACCTGAACCCGGTCCGACCCGGTCCAGCCCGGCCCCCCTCCAGCAGGTAGGCCACCAGGTGTCTCGGTGGTTTCTACTCTATTTATTTAGTTCAGAGGTGAAACACGAGGAGAAGTTTAGAGTCAACATTTAATCAGTTAATAAATattactacaaaataaaacactgaaaggaataaatgaggcaaaaaaataaaaataaaaatatataaataagtgaTTATGGCTGTAAACAGTTCCTGAACGACATTAATgagtcaaaaataaataaataattgactGTTAAATGACTggcaatttaaataaaataaaaaaaaaactgaaatacactttgaaatatttaataaataggaaaaactatttttattaatatatttatttgtttattttataggctttttgtttatttattagttttgactttaatggcatcattttactccaaaataaataataataaataaataaaccttttcCTGTctacatttgatttattattattctcatgATGAATTATGACCagtcatataaataataataataataataatagttttagtgcttaaatgtcatatgttaacTTGTTTCtctaatgtgaatattttcccatcaataataataataataataaagttgtttgtgtgtttgaggaTGTCGTCGACGTCTCAGAAGCATCGAGACTTTGTTGGAGAACCGATGGGAGACAAACCGGTGACGTCTCTGTCGGGGATCGGAGACATTCTGGGGACCAAACTGGAGCAGCAGGACTTCGATACGGTACCACTTggaaagtgtttgtttgtgaacGGAGTTCAGGACGATCAGGCCAGAATAATCACCTTTATCTGAgatttaatgtcaataaataGATCAAAAGGACGCAGAATTAACTttaacatgatgctgatgtgtgaaaagtctgaattcatgaaGTCAGATCTGtctgcaaaaacacaacaacacaacttttaaaatgtttgtttctgaACGGAGTCTAACGATGTTCTGCAGGAGAACGTCAGCGCAGAACAACTGAAACTAATAAACGAAGCTTTCAGGAGCATTTAAGTGGGAACATTTCAAGTTCTTAGTCATTTCTGAGGCTATTATTccattacaacacacacacacacacagacacacacacacacacacacacacacagacacacacacacacacacacacacacacacagacacacagacacacacacacacacacacacacacacacacacacagacacagacacacacacacagacacacacagacacacacacacacacacagacacagacacagacacacacacacagacacacacacacagacacacacacacacacagacacacacacacacagacacacacagacacacacacacacacacacacacacagacacacacgcacagacacacacacagacacacacacaaagacacacacacagacacacacacacacacagacacacacgcacacacacacacacacacacacacacacagacacagacagacacacacacacacacacacacacagacacacagacacacacacagacacacacacacacacacaaacagacagacagacacacagatacacacacagatacacacacacacacacacacagacacatatagatacatacacagagacacacacacacacagacacacacacacacacacacacacagacacagacacacacacacacacacacagacacagacacacacacacacacacacacacacacacagacacagacacagacacacacacacagacacatatagatacatacacagagacacacacacacacacacagacacatatagatacatacacagagacacacacacacacagagacagacacagacacacacacagacacagacacacacacacacacacagacacacacacacacacacacacacagagacacacacacacacacacacgcacagacttTCTGTTTGTTGCCTTTATTGCACTGGAACTTTTATTCCTTTGATAtttgataataaatattttatcagctcGTTTTCAGTCttaaatttttatatttgaatgtctttttatgtctctttaaatgtttttaatgttcagtgttaaagcactttgagtcgCCCCGATGTTGAAAAGtgttaacgtgtgtgtgtgtgtgtgtgtgtgtgtttctgtctgtgtgtgtgtctgtgtgtgtgtgtgtgttcaggcctCT
Encoded here:
- the LOC131993813 gene encoding barrier-to-autointegration factor-like protein, translated to MSSTSQKHRDFVGEPMGDKPVTSLSGIGDILGTKLEQQDFDTDESGANKRQTGSCAQCLQEWCSAFL